A genomic window from Caldanaerobius fijiensis DSM 17918 includes:
- a CDS encoding glucosamine-6-phosphate deaminase, with product MSYIKNFKVDNLEVFISENRDEMGKLAARDVHDRILELLEEKDAINMVFAAAPSQNEFLASLVSYDDVDWGRINAFHLDEYIGLSIEAPQRFANFLKDRIFGKVGFKSVNYIDGNAQDIEAECRRYSELLKEHPIDIGCIGIGENGHIAFNDPWVADFNDKKLVKVVELDERCRMQQVHDGCFSSLDEVPRYAITLTIPTIMSSQFIYCIVPAKTKAEAVYNTLKGDIVEDCPASILRTHPRAYLYLDMDSAEKII from the coding sequence ATGAGTTATATTAAGAATTTCAAGGTGGATAATCTTGAGGTATTCATATCGGAAAACAGAGATGAGATGGGGAAACTGGCAGCAAGGGATGTCCACGATAGAATATTAGAGTTGTTAGAGGAGAAAGATGCAATAAACATGGTATTTGCAGCGGCTCCTTCGCAAAATGAATTTCTTGCTTCCCTTGTCTCATATGATGACGTAGATTGGGGTAGAATCAATGCATTTCATCTGGATGAGTATATAGGCCTCAGCATAGAAGCACCCCAGCGTTTTGCCAACTTTCTGAAGGATAGAATATTTGGAAAAGTTGGATTTAAGAGTGTAAATTACATCGATGGAAATGCTCAGGACATTGAGGCTGAATGCAGGAGGTATTCTGAGCTCTTAAAGGAACATCCCATTGATATAGGCTGTATAGGAATAGGTGAAAACGGGCATATAGCCTTTAATGACCCATGGGTGGCGGATTTTAACGATAAGAAGCTCGTAAAGGTGGTGGAGCTGGATGAAAGGTGCCGTATGCAGCAGGTACATGACGGTTGCTTTTCCTCTCTGGATGAAGTGCCGCGCTATGCTATAACGCTGACAATTCCCACGATTATGTCGTCCCAGTTTATATATTGCATAGTTCCGGCTAAGACCAAGGCCGAAGCAGTTTACAATACGTTAAAAGGCGACATTGTAGAGGATTGCCCTGCCTCTATTTTAAGGACTCACCCGAGGGCGTATCTGTATTTAGATATGGATTCTGCTGAAAAAATCATTTGA
- the thiE gene encoding thiamine phosphate synthase: protein MDLRLYAVTDRSYLKGIDLVSAVELAIRGGATIIQLREKEISSKEFYELALKVKEVTKHNNIPLIINDRVDIALAVDADGVHVGQEDLPAEVVRRLIGPDKILGVSASTVEEAVKAERDGADYLGVGAVYTTLTKPEADAIGIEGLQKIKEAVSIPVVAIGGITQENAYEIMLKSEVDGISSVSAVFSGDVEENSRRLLQTIEKAISDRRNLKW from the coding sequence ATGGATTTGAGGCTCTATGCTGTGACAGACCGCTCATATCTAAAAGGTATAGACCTTGTATCAGCGGTAGAGCTTGCGATAAGAGGCGGTGCTACTATAATACAATTGAGGGAAAAAGAGATATCAAGTAAAGAGTTTTATGAGCTGGCACTTAAGGTTAAGGAAGTTACAAAGCATAATAACATCCCCCTCATAATCAATGACAGAGTGGATATAGCCCTGGCAGTGGATGCTGATGGCGTCCATGTAGGGCAGGAGGACCTTCCTGCAGAGGTGGTAAGAAGGCTCATTGGACCTGATAAGATACTGGGTGTATCCGCCAGTACTGTGGAAGAGGCTGTAAAAGCGGAAAGGGATGGAGCAGATTATCTGGGTGTAGGGGCTGTATATACCACCCTAACAAAACCAGAGGCTGACGCCATAGGTATAGAAGGTTTGCAAAAAATCAAGGAAGCCGTAAGTATTCCTGTGGTGGCTATAGGAGGGATAACTCAAGAAAATGCATACGAAATCATGCTAAAATCGGAGGTAGATGGTATCTCATCGGTTTCGGCTGTATTTTCCGGAGATGTAGAAGAAAATTCTAGACGACTCTTGCAGACTATAGAAAAAGCGATAAGTGACAGGAGGAATTTGAAATGGTAG
- the cytX gene encoding putative hydroxymethylpyrimidine transporter CytX — protein sequence MNVKISNRSMFLLWFGAAVSMAEIMTGALYAPMGFKKGVLAILLGHILGNTFLVLTGIIGFRERASSMESTRYTFGVYGSYLFSLLNILQLIGWTAVMIIVAGRSMNTISIKLWGFDNFYVWAMITGFLVILWLYSGNRGFNEINNTAVVLLFVLTIVMSFLVFRGGIPAKVSGGMSFGQGFELAVVMPLSWLPLVSDYTRAAESEKGSAIATWFGYFIGSAWMYIIGLGTALAFKSSDPTEIMLKAGLGIYALLIVVMSTVTTTFLDVYSSAMSFLNIKKGDEKLVSVIMGAIGTIVALVFPMEQYENFLYAIGSVFAPLFAVLVIGYFIFKEDKSKQLFNVKALVSWGIGVVLYYVLLRYNTVIGVTLPDVILTGIVYLIAHKIGIAFGRQAS from the coding sequence GTGAACGTTAAGATCTCTAATCGAAGCATGTTTTTGCTTTGGTTTGGAGCAGCTGTTTCTATGGCTGAGATAATGACCGGGGCTTTATATGCTCCCATGGGATTTAAAAAAGGTGTACTAGCCATCCTGTTGGGTCACATCCTTGGAAATACCTTTCTTGTGCTGACTGGTATAATAGGCTTTAGAGAAAGGGCTAGTTCCATGGAATCTACCCGCTACACCTTCGGAGTATACGGTTCTTATTTGTTTTCGCTACTCAATATCCTTCAACTTATAGGATGGACTGCTGTGATGATTATTGTGGCCGGGCGTTCAATGAATACCATATCTATAAAGTTGTGGGGATTTGATAACTTCTACGTCTGGGCAATGATTACAGGGTTTCTGGTTATATTGTGGTTATATTCTGGTAATAGAGGTTTTAATGAGATAAACAACACTGCAGTGGTATTGCTATTTGTTTTGACCATCGTTATGAGCTTTCTGGTGTTTAGAGGGGGTATACCAGCTAAAGTTAGTGGTGGCATGAGTTTTGGGCAGGGATTTGAGCTGGCGGTAGTGATGCCTTTATCGTGGCTTCCACTGGTATCTGATTACACTAGGGCAGCGGAATCAGAAAAGGGTTCAGCTATTGCAACATGGTTTGGTTACTTTATAGGAAGTGCGTGGATGTATATTATAGGATTGGGTACAGCTCTCGCATTCAAAAGCAGTGATCCAACGGAGATAATGTTGAAAGCGGGCTTGGGGATTTATGCCCTGCTAATAGTCGTTATGTCTACGGTTACCACTACATTTTTAGATGTGTATTCTTCTGCCATGTCGTTTTTGAACATAAAGAAAGGGGACGAAAAGCTGGTATCTGTGATTATGGGCGCTATTGGCACAATAGTGGCCCTCGTATTTCCCATGGAGCAGTATGAAAACTTCCTTTACGCTATAGGTTCGGTATTTGCACCACTTTTTGCAGTGTTGGTGATTGGCTATTTTATTTTTAAAGAGGATAAAAGCAAGCAATTATTTAATGTTAAAGCTTTGGTTTCATGGGGTATAGGCGTGGTGCTTTATTATGTCCTCCTGAGGTATAACACGGTTATAGGGGTCACGTTACCCGATGTGATCCTTACAGGGATTGTATATCTGATCGCCCATAAGATTGGTATAGCATTTGGTCGGCAGGCTTCATAA
- a CDS encoding Gfo/Idh/MocA family protein: MNKKVRFGIIGCGVIGPAHAESIKKLDNAELVAVCDIIEDRAKKMAEKFGVKDYYIDYHDLLNRDDIDVVSVCVPSGLHGDITIDAARAGKNVLCEKPLDINKEKMTAMIKACRDNGVKLGCVFQRRTMLSAIKAREAIREGKLGKIVMANAYLKYFRSQAYYDSEDWRGTWELDGGGALMNQGIHGIDLIQWMVGEVDSVFAYADHLVRNIEVEDTAVVAMKYKNGAFGVIEGATSVFEGEETVFEVHGDKGTIIFGDSGIKKWKTEEGEVSFDTGEAMGGSHGPEISSFGHLAVIKDMVDAIINNREPMVPGEEGRKAVDLILAIYESVRTKREVKVS; the protein is encoded by the coding sequence ATGAATAAAAAGGTGAGGTTTGGGATTATAGGCTGTGGCGTTATAGGACCTGCTCACGCAGAGTCTATCAAGAAGCTGGATAATGCTGAGCTGGTAGCTGTCTGCGATATCATTGAAGACAGGGCCAAAAAAATGGCAGAAAAGTTTGGCGTAAAGGACTATTACATAGACTATCACGATCTTCTCAACAGGGATGACATTGATGTGGTTTCCGTATGCGTGCCCAGTGGCTTGCACGGTGATATAACCATTGATGCAGCTAGAGCAGGAAAAAATGTTCTGTGTGAGAAACCGCTGGATATCAATAAGGAAAAGATGACCGCCATGATAAAAGCTTGTCGGGATAATGGGGTAAAGCTGGGGTGCGTGTTTCAGAGGAGGACCATGCTGTCAGCGATCAAGGCTCGTGAGGCCATTAGAGAAGGAAAACTGGGAAAAATCGTAATGGCCAACGCCTACCTCAAGTATTTTAGAAGTCAGGCCTACTATGACAGTGAAGACTGGCGGGGCACATGGGAGCTGGATGGAGGCGGTGCTCTGATGAACCAGGGTATACACGGAATTGACCTTATACAATGGATGGTAGGAGAGGTGGACAGCGTGTTTGCGTATGCGGATCACCTGGTGCGCAACATTGAGGTGGAGGATACCGCTGTAGTTGCCATGAAGTATAAAAACGGTGCATTTGGGGTTATAGAAGGTGCTACTTCTGTTTTTGAGGGAGAAGAGACGGTTTTTGAGGTACACGGAGACAAAGGCACCATCATTTTCGGAGACAGTGGCATAAAGAAATGGAAGACAGAAGAAGGGGAAGTGTCCTTTGATACAGGGGAGGCTATGGGAGGTTCACACGGACCGGAAATTTCGTCATTTGGCCACCTGGCGGTTATCAAGGATATGGTTGATGCTATTATAAACAATAGAGAACCGATGGTACCGGGAGAAGAAGGTCGAAAGGCAGTGGATCTTATTTTAGCCATATATGAATCGGTAAGGACAAAAAGAGAAGTTAAAGTGAGTTGA
- a CDS encoding glycosyltransferase family 4 protein translates to MIHDIYYYFDPYDYEESKYYYLKKWVPISAKEAAKIITGSYASKSDIIKYLEVPENKVEVTYLAPGDEFSAINKEKAKSHVRDKYGINEPFILYVGSAKRRKNINNLIMAYLISKNKYHLKHKLVMVSEYINQIEEKRVLLERLGIKIGYDLICINDLTEKELVFLYNAADLFVFPSLYEGFGLVIIEAMACGLPVLTSNRGATSEIAGDAAVLVNPLNPEEIAYKMAEILTNKELINILREKSLKRAAQFSWRKTAKQTMDIFKATCHN, encoded by the coding sequence ATGATACATGATATTTATTATTATTTTGATCCGTATGATTATGAAGAAAGCAAGTATTATTATTTAAAAAAATGGGTTCCAATATCAGCTAAAGAAGCTGCTAAAATAATAACGGGATCTTATGCATCTAAAAGTGATATTATTAAATATCTTGAAGTACCCGAAAATAAAGTAGAAGTGACTTATTTAGCTCCAGGTGATGAATTTTCTGCAATTAATAAGGAAAAGGCAAAAAGTCATGTAAGAGATAAATATGGTATCAATGAGCCATTTATACTTTACGTAGGGAGTGCTAAGAGACGAAAAAATATAAATAACCTTATAATGGCATATTTAATTTCAAAGAATAAGTATCATTTAAAACACAAACTTGTAATGGTGAGTGAATATATAAATCAAATTGAAGAAAAACGCGTACTATTAGAAAGGCTAGGGATAAAAATTGGATATGATTTAATTTGTATTAATGATTTAACAGAAAAAGAACTTGTTTTCTTATACAATGCTGCAGATTTATTTGTTTTTCCATCATTATACGAAGGTTTTGGTTTGGTTATAATAGAAGCTATGGCTTGTGGATTGCCGGTTTTAACCTCTAACAGAGGGGCTACTTCAGAAATTGCAGGTGATGCAGCGGTGCTTGTAAATCCTTTAAATCCTGAGGAAATCGCATATAAAATGGCAGAAATATTAACAAACAAAGAGCTTATAAACATTTTGAGAGAAAAAAGTTTAAAAAGAGCAGCTCAGTTTTCATGGAGGAAAACAGCTAAACAGACAATGGATATATTTAAAGCGACATGTCATAACTAA
- a CDS encoding sugar phosphate isomerase/epimerase family protein: MLKIGVITDEISQDIRDVIKLMKKYGLKAVELRSIWDRQIFELDDEEINSLKQIFKRESVKVCAIASPVFKSHIDNKEEYDKHIKIFQRCIELSDVFETNIIRAFTFWRSDVKPSIDEICKLYLPIVEVAEKNKKYIAVENEPSVNLTNAALVKELIEKIDSEYVKALWDPANDIFEPYNEVPYPDGYGIIKDYIVHMHLKDAKKIDNEVKSVTFGEGDVDWKGQLRRLIQDGYDGYISLETHYRKRPLSEDLLNKPSGNTFSMGGYEASDECLYNLNKTLNEIGG, from the coding sequence GTGCTGAAAATCGGGGTTATAACTGATGAGATATCCCAGGACATCCGGGATGTAATTAAGCTTATGAAAAAATATGGTTTAAAGGCGGTTGAGCTGCGCTCCATATGGGATAGACAGATTTTTGAGTTGGATGATGAAGAAATTAATTCTCTGAAACAGATATTTAAAAGGGAAAGTGTAAAGGTGTGTGCCATAGCGTCACCGGTATTTAAATCTCATATAGATAATAAAGAAGAATATGATAAGCACATAAAGATTTTTCAAAGGTGTATAGAGTTATCAGATGTGTTTGAGACCAATATCATACGCGCGTTTACCTTCTGGAGATCTGATGTAAAGCCATCCATTGACGAGATTTGCAAGTTATACCTGCCTATAGTAGAGGTCGCTGAGAAAAACAAGAAGTATATCGCAGTAGAAAACGAGCCGTCGGTTAATTTGACCAATGCGGCTCTGGTAAAAGAGTTGATTGAAAAGATAGATTCGGAGTACGTAAAAGCCTTGTGGGATCCGGCCAATGATATATTTGAACCATATAATGAAGTGCCATACCCCGATGGTTACGGGATCATAAAAGACTATATAGTTCACATGCATCTGAAAGACGCTAAAAAGATTGATAATGAAGTTAAATCTGTAACGTTTGGAGAGGGAGATGTGGACTGGAAAGGGCAGCTAAGAAGGCTGATCCAGGATGGCTATGATGGGTATATTAGTCTGGAGACCCATTACAGAAAAAGGCCTCTCTCTGAAGATTTGTTAAATAAGCCTTCAGGTAATACGTTTTCCATGGGTGGTTATGAAGCCTCTGATGAGTGCCTTTATAATTTGAATAAAACCTTAAATGAGATAGGGGGATAA
- the thiM gene encoding hydroxyethylthiazole kinase translates to MVEGLLTILRDKKPLIHHITNMVTINDCANVTLAIGALPVMAHALEEVEEMAGAAQALVLNIGTLTKEQVDAMVKAGKAANSLGIPVILDPVGAGATSMRTQSAKRILEEVRVSVIKGNSAEISILAGKGGRIRGVESAGGVDDILSAARDMAKKYKTVVAVSGATDIITDGNRVAYVDNGHPMMGTITGTGCMLTSVVGSFCGANEDSFEATVAAFVSFGLAGELAASKDEVKGPGSFKMAFFDEIYNLTEEKIRKGMKARYE, encoded by the coding sequence ATGGTAGAAGGTTTATTGACAATTTTGAGGGATAAAAAGCCGTTAATTCATCATATAACCAATATGGTTACCATTAACGATTGTGCCAACGTAACCCTGGCCATAGGGGCCCTACCGGTGATGGCCCATGCTCTAGAAGAGGTGGAGGAAATGGCAGGTGCGGCCCAGGCCCTGGTTTTAAATATCGGCACTCTCACAAAGGAACAGGTAGATGCCATGGTAAAAGCAGGAAAGGCCGCTAATTCATTGGGTATACCCGTCATATTGGATCCTGTGGGCGCTGGAGCCACATCTATGAGGACGCAGAGCGCTAAAAGAATACTGGAGGAAGTCAGAGTATCTGTCATCAAGGGAAATAGCGCGGAGATATCCATTCTTGCCGGTAAGGGCGGAAGAATAAGGGGAGTGGAGTCTGCAGGAGGCGTAGATGATATCCTCAGCGCTGCCAGAGATATGGCAAAAAAATATAAGACGGTGGTGGCAGTATCAGGAGCAACCGATATAATTACCGATGGAAATAGAGTGGCTTATGTGGACAACGGCCATCCTATGATGGGTACCATCACCGGTACAGGCTGTATGCTCACGTCGGTAGTGGGGAGTTTCTGCGGTGCCAATGAGGACAGCTTTGAGGCAACAGTAGCGGCGTTTGTCTCCTTTGGACTGGCTGGTGAGCTGGCCGCATCTAAGGATGAGGTTAAAGGCCCAGGTAGCTTTAAGATGGCGTTCTTTGATGAGATATATAACCTTACAGAAGAAAAGATAAGGAAAGGGATGAAAGCAAGATATGAATAG
- the thiW gene encoding energy coupling factor transporter S component ThiW: MNRVQRMVLMALIVAIGTFTAQYTWFSVGVAKAAPVQHAINVISAVLFGPWGALEVAFVIGLLRNLLGVGSLLAFPGGMVGAFLAGYLYRLTGKLYFAPIGEVIGTGIIGALLSYPIAKYILGSSGAAFMFVAPFSLSSGIGAIIGYTVILALASRISVLAQDK; this comes from the coding sequence ATGAATAGGGTACAGCGCATGGTCCTGATGGCCCTCATCGTTGCCATAGGCACATTTACGGCCCAGTATACATGGTTTAGCGTAGGCGTAGCCAAAGCTGCCCCTGTTCAACACGCCATCAATGTCATCTCAGCAGTTCTCTTTGGCCCCTGGGGAGCTCTGGAAGTGGCCTTTGTTATAGGACTTTTGAGGAATCTCCTGGGAGTTGGTTCGCTGCTGGCTTTTCCTGGAGGCATGGTTGGAGCTTTCCTCGCAGGGTACCTCTATAGGCTTACGGGTAAACTCTATTTTGCACCTATAGGAGAGGTTATAGGTACAGGCATTATAGGTGCTTTACTTTCTTACCCTATAGCTAAATATATCCTCGGGAGCTCTGGCGCAGCCTTTATGTTTGTTGCTCCCTTTTCCCTTTCCAGTGGAATAGGGGCAATAATAGGCTATACGGTGATATTGGCCTTGGCAAGTCGTATCTCGGTATTGGCTCAGGATAAATGA
- the nagA gene encoding N-acetylglucosamine-6-phosphate deacetylase: protein MDDLILIKNGRVLTPFREIKDGMVVINNGKIDYVGFYNKDIADNFTGKVIDAGGMYISPGFIDIHTHGGGGHDLMDGTVDAVLGMAKAHALHGTTTIVPTTLTAPIGDIYKALDNVKEAKRVCEFPTILGVHLEGPYFSKAQKGAQDERYLRIPAKGEVDKLIGYSDDIVRVSAAPEIEGGLELGRYLKSRGIVASIGHSDATYDDVVMAVENGYTHVTHLYSGMSGVRRINAFRVAGVIESALLMDELTVEIIADGKHLPPPLLKLIYKIKGADKIALVTDSMRAAGMPEGEYILGSLKGGQKVVVEDGVAKLMDRSAFAGSVATADLLVGNMIRLAGAPVLDAVKMMTSTPAKIMHIDDSKGSLSKGKDADVVIFDDDINIKHVISVGKVIL from the coding sequence ATGGATGATCTTATATTGATAAAAAACGGCAGGGTTTTAACACCTTTCAGGGAAATAAAAGATGGAATGGTAGTTATAAATAATGGGAAAATCGATTACGTGGGTTTCTATAATAAGGATATAGCAGATAACTTCACAGGAAAGGTGATAGATGCTGGAGGTATGTATATTTCGCCAGGTTTTATCGACATACATACCCATGGCGGTGGGGGACATGATTTGATGGATGGAACCGTGGATGCGGTTCTGGGTATGGCTAAAGCCCATGCTTTACATGGTACAACAACTATTGTTCCCACCACCCTGACGGCGCCCATTGGCGATATATATAAAGCCCTGGATAATGTAAAAGAGGCAAAAAGGGTATGTGAATTTCCTACAATCCTGGGGGTTCATCTAGAAGGTCCATATTTTTCAAAAGCCCAGAAAGGAGCCCAAGATGAGCGTTATTTAAGGATACCCGCAAAGGGAGAAGTGGATAAACTAATTGGCTACTCTGATGATATTGTGAGGGTTTCTGCGGCTCCTGAAATAGAAGGCGGGTTGGAGTTGGGCAGGTACTTGAAAAGCAGGGGTATAGTGGCATCCATAGGTCATAGTGATGCTACATATGATGATGTGGTCATGGCGGTAGAGAACGGGTACACTCATGTAACACACCTGTATTCAGGTATGTCAGGAGTAAGAAGGATAAATGCCTTCAGGGTAGCAGGAGTAATAGAGAGTGCGCTGCTGATGGACGAATTAACTGTAGAAATCATAGCCGATGGGAAGCATCTTCCTCCACCATTGCTAAAATTGATTTACAAAATAAAAGGGGCCGATAAAATCGCCTTAGTCACTGATTCCATGCGTGCAGCGGGCATGCCTGAAGGAGAGTATATCCTGGGCAGCTTAAAAGGTGGACAAAAGGTGGTGGTGGAAGACGGTGTAGCCAAACTTATGGACAGAAGCGCTTTTGCAGGAAGTGTAGCTACAGCGGATTTACTGGTTGGGAACATGATTAGGCTGGCGGGAGCACCGGTTCTTGATGCCGTAAAAATGATGACGTCAACCCCTGCTAAAATAATGCATATAGATGACAGCAAAGGAAGCCTTTCTAAGGGCAAGGATGCAGATGTGGTTATATTTGACGACGATATAAACATAAAGCATGTTATTTCTGTAGGAAAAGTGATTTTATAA
- a CDS encoding uroporphyrinogen decarboxylase family protein, which translates to MFRKMNDFIPDYMNIVNAAKNRRTARMPLYEHIISESIMEQVLNKKFADLYNGDLEDRKEFFRNYVEFFKRMEYDTVSFERCIGPAMPGSGALGGHKPGVIKTREDFEKYPWDSIPQRYFQMYDEDFRLLGEVMPEGMKAIGGPGNGVFELMQDIVGYMDLCYISVDDPQLYRDLFAKVGDVMYKIWNIFLQKYGEIYAVCRFGDDLGFKTNTLISAEDIRENVIPQYARIVELVHLYGKPFLLHSCGNIFSVMDDIINIAKIDAKHSNEDQIAPFSVWVDKYGQRIGNFGGVDTDVLCRMPEAEIKEYVREVIKYATEKKKNAGFALGSGNSIPDYVPVYGYLAMVEAAREMRGENVL; encoded by the coding sequence TTGTTTAGGAAAATGAATGATTTTATACCAGATTATATGAATATCGTAAATGCTGCAAAAAATCGGAGAACAGCTCGAATGCCTCTTTACGAGCATATAATATCTGAAAGCATTATGGAACAGGTATTGAATAAGAAATTTGCAGATCTATACAACGGTGATCTGGAAGATAGGAAGGAATTTTTCAGGAATTATGTGGAGTTCTTCAAAAGGATGGAATATGATACAGTAAGCTTTGAGAGATGTATTGGGCCTGCCATGCCTGGAAGTGGTGCATTAGGAGGACATAAGCCTGGTGTTATAAAGACGAGGGAGGATTTTGAAAAATATCCCTGGGACTCTATACCCCAAAGATATTTTCAGATGTATGATGAAGATTTTCGCCTGTTGGGGGAAGTGATGCCAGAAGGAATGAAGGCTATAGGCGGTCCGGGTAACGGTGTGTTTGAGCTGATGCAGGATATAGTGGGATATATGGATTTATGTTATATATCTGTAGATGATCCTCAGCTTTACAGAGATCTATTTGCTAAAGTTGGGGATGTGATGTATAAGATATGGAATATCTTTTTACAAAAGTATGGAGAAATATATGCAGTATGCAGGTTTGGCGACGATCTAGGCTTTAAGACCAACACCCTTATATCGGCAGAGGACATAAGGGAAAATGTGATACCTCAGTATGCCAGGATAGTAGAGTTGGTACATTTGTATGGAAAACCTTTTTTGTTGCATTCATGTGGAAATATTTTTTCAGTTATGGACGATATCATAAATATAGCGAAAATTGACGCCAAGCATTCCAATGAAGATCAAATTGCTCCATTCTCTGTATGGGTGGATAAGTATGGCCAACGCATAGGCAATTTTGGCGGTGTGGATACAGATGTGTTGTGTAGAATGCCTGAGGCCGAAATAAAAGAATACGTAAGAGAAGTTATAAAATATGCCACTGAAAAGAAGAAAAATGCTGGATTTGCGTTAGGCTCAGGGAATTCTATTCCTGATTATGTGCCGGTTTATGGTTATCTAGCCATGGTAGAGGCAGCTAGAGAGATGCGAGGGGAGAATGTGCTATGA
- the thiD gene encoding bifunctional hydroxymethylpyrimidine kinase/phosphomethylpyrimidine kinase, whose amino-acid sequence MKLALTIAGSDSGGGAGIQADLKTYSAHGVYGMSVITSITAQNTTGVLGIEDISPEMVFLQMKAVFEDLYPDAVKIGMVSSEGIIKAVAEGLKTYKPDKVVLDPVMISKSGSHLLKPEAMEALKRELIPLSLVVTPNLMEAGALSGMEIENKEDMKEAARRILDLGARTVVVKGGHLTGDALDVFYDGKEFYEITSERIDTENTHGTGCTFSSAIAANLALGYDLLESIKRAKHYITGAIKNSLDIGHGVGPTNHFWNLRIGGDARER is encoded by the coding sequence ATGAAACTGGCACTTACTATTGCTGGCTCTGATTCGGGTGGCGGAGCGGGTATACAGGCTGATTTAAAAACTTATTCGGCTCATGGAGTTTACGGCATGAGTGTCATCACATCTATTACAGCGCAGAATACCACGGGTGTTCTCGGGATAGAAGATATAAGCCCGGAGATGGTATTTCTGCAGATGAAAGCGGTCTTTGAAGATTTGTATCCTGATGCTGTGAAAATAGGCATGGTATCCAGTGAAGGTATCATCAAAGCCGTTGCTGAAGGCTTAAAGACTTATAAGCCTGATAAGGTTGTGCTGGATCCGGTGATGATTTCAAAAAGTGGAAGTCACTTATTAAAACCGGAAGCTATGGAGGCTTTAAAGCGAGAGCTTATCCCATTAAGCCTTGTGGTGACACCTAACCTTATGGAGGCGGGAGCATTAAGCGGCATGGAGATTGAAAACAAAGAAGACATGAAAGAGGCTGCCAGGAGGATACTGGACCTTGGAGCCAGGACGGTGGTGGTAAAGGGTGGGCACCTCACCGGCGATGCTTTGGATGTCTTTTATGATGGGAAGGAATTTTATGAGATTACATCAGAGAGGATTGATACGGAAAACACCCATGGCACCGGATGTACATTTTCCTCAGCCATTGCTGCTAATCTGGCTTTAGGATATGACCTGCTGGAGTCTATAAAAAGAGCAAAGCATTACATCACAGGTGCTATAAAAAACTCGCTGGATATAGGACATGGGGTAGGCCCTACCAATCATTTTTGGAACCTTCGCATAGGAGGAGATGCCCGTGAACGTTAA